Proteins co-encoded in one Xiphophorus couchianus chromosome 3, X_couchianus-1.0, whole genome shotgun sequence genomic window:
- the LOC114142004 gene encoding autophagy-related protein 23-like encodes MLPINTYFLTECEIKEMSRDELIFVNLDFIQRFKKIAKEHRSRTTVEEELKAAQEEIVHLNQNIGSLKERLDESHRQNKNLNCKTIPQLEREIKNQRSHRNQLLIVNKNYQTKFKDLQTSLNNLTDSKLQLERTLAEKREAMSQLTAYRMDVEKQENEVERLRLELYKKSNYVDQKTIEIKREKEKSRSLEGKVKDLEKQLNEAKNRMKILGDRLSKTLVGDPYKYEPSATFSDTVLFQKKVQNRVLATYQKARALQEGKPLKKQAESHSTLSALQQQESVKLQVEDLRRQQEAMGKERSFHRTEFDWKRLKEEIQSLNGQIQALTQNRHRDQECIKNLTEQVSTMKTKYYREKEYKDLNKSIKSKETKIEGNIAAEIPKNETQTNEQQAEFLPSIEGKSVCYKGTLPLSRGRLEPEFKEHKLITIEKFNLSPIPPSKKKLEMPSFTLSGRKIVLREPEQRKNSGQSGRRATVDGNVKVP; translated from the coding sequence ATGCTGCCAATTAACacttattttttaacagaatgCGAAATTAAAGAAATGAGTAGAGATGAATTGATCTTCGTGAATCTGGATTTCatacaaaggtttaaaaaaatagctaagGAGCATCGGAGTAGAACCACAGTGGAGGAAGAGTTGAAAGCAGCTCAGGAAGAAATTGTGCATCTAAATCAGAACATTGGTTCACTCAAGGAAAGGCTAGATGAGTctcacagacaaaacaaaaacctgaactgTAAGACAATCCCACAGTTAGAAAGAGAGATAAAGAACCAGAGGTCCCACAGGAATCAGTTGTTGATTGTGAATAAAAACTACCAAACTAAATTCAAAGACCTTCAAACCTCTTTAAATAACCTCACGGACTCAAAACTGCAGCTTGAGAGGACGTTGGcagaaaaaagagaagcaaTGTCTCAACTCACAGCCTACAGAATGGATGTTgaaaagcaggaaaatgaaGTGGAGAGACTTCGGTTGGAATTGTACAAAAAGAGCAACTATGTTGACCAGAAGACTATTGAAattaagagagaaaaagaaaagtccagAAGTCTTGAGGGCAAGGTAAAAGATCTGGAAAAGCAGTTGAATGAGGCAAAGAATCGAATGAAAATTCTTGGGGATAGACTTTCAAAAACTCTGGTGGGAGATCCATATAAGTATGAACCAAGTGCCACGTTTTCTGACACtgtattatttcagaaaaaagtgcaaaacaggGTATTAGCAACATATCAGAAGGCAAGAGCTCTCCAGGAGGGAAAACCCTTGAAGAAGCAGGCCGAGAGCCACTCAACGCTCTCAGCCTTACAACAGCAAGAAAGCGTAAAACTACAGGTAGAAGACTTACGACGACAGCAAGAAGCCATGGGTAAGGAAAGAAGTTTTCACCGCACAGAATTTGATTGGAAAAGGCTGAAGGAGGAAATTCAGTCCTTAAATGGTCAGATACAGGCACTAACTCAAAACAGGCATAGGGATCAAGAGTGCATTAAAAATCTCACTGAACAAGTGTCTACGATGAAAACTAAGTACTACAGGGAGAAGGAATACAaggatttaaataaatccataaagaGCAAAGAGACTAAGATAGAAGGTAATATTGCTGCGGAAATacctaaaaatgaaacacagaccAATGAACAGCAAGCCGAATTTTTACCATCCATTGAGGGAAAGTCAGTTTGTTATAAAGGAACCTTGCCTCTGAGTAGAGGCAGGTTAGAGCCAGAATTTAAAGAACACAAGCTCATAACGATAGAAAAGTTCAACCTTAGCCCAATACCCCCTAGCAAAAAGAAGCTTGAAATGCCATCATTTACACTTTCAGGCAGGAAGATTGTCCTCAGGGAACCTGAGCAGAGAAAAAATAGTGGTCAATCAGGCAGGCGTGCCACAGTTGATGGGAACGTTAAAGTTCCCTAA